In Amycolatopsis jiangsuensis, the following proteins share a genomic window:
- a CDS encoding ABC transporter substrate-binding protein, whose protein sequence is MGKKRPGGQQPGGAGRAPARSAALLAAGLVGTGLIAGCSSGSGLTVNVYYAPEDHFQDVVDNCNKAAAGRYRIVYNKLQRGSDDQRIQMARRLAAGDTSMDVLGLDVTWVPEFAEAGWAQEWTGQNKAAASAGVLEGPLETAGYQGKLYSAPKNTNIQLLWYDDRITPRPPKTWDEMMRMSQQLKSEHKPYSVVFTGAQYEGLVVVYNTLVESLGGHILSDDGKSVVMDQGAVEALRLLKEVTSTGITDPSLTNQKEDDVRQTFQRGDAAFELNWPFVYASYAEENPDDLAHFKWAVYPEAKAGQPAKTTIGGYDLAVSTYSQHKPEAFEAALCLRSPENQKYSAINDGVPPTIESVYHDDVPLDPAKPASTDNPNMAVKYPMRDTILDALKAAALRPLSPAYQNASTVMSKVLSPPSAIDPQATADKLREQLDDALQSKGVIP, encoded by the coding sequence ATGGGGAAGAAACGTCCGGGTGGGCAGCAGCCCGGCGGGGCGGGGCGAGCACCCGCGCGGTCGGCGGCGCTGCTGGCCGCCGGCCTGGTGGGTACCGGGCTGATCGCCGGATGCTCCTCCGGTTCCGGGCTCACGGTCAACGTCTACTACGCGCCGGAGGACCATTTCCAGGACGTGGTGGACAACTGCAACAAGGCGGCGGCCGGGCGGTACCGGATCGTCTACAACAAGCTCCAGCGCGGTTCCGACGACCAGCGGATCCAGATGGCGCGCCGGCTCGCCGCCGGGGACACCTCGATGGACGTGCTGGGTCTCGACGTGACCTGGGTTCCGGAGTTCGCCGAGGCCGGCTGGGCGCAGGAGTGGACGGGGCAGAACAAGGCAGCCGCGTCCGCCGGGGTGCTGGAAGGCCCGCTGGAGACCGCCGGCTACCAGGGAAAGCTGTACTCGGCGCCGAAGAACACCAACATCCAGCTGCTCTGGTACGACGATCGCATCACCCCGCGTCCGCCGAAGACGTGGGACGAGATGATGCGCATGTCGCAGCAGCTGAAAAGCGAGCACAAGCCGTACTCCGTGGTCTTCACCGGCGCGCAGTACGAGGGCCTGGTGGTCGTCTACAACACGCTCGTCGAATCGCTCGGCGGGCACATCCTCTCCGACGACGGCAAGTCCGTGGTGATGGACCAGGGTGCGGTGGAGGCGTTGCGGCTGCTCAAGGAGGTCACCTCGACCGGGATCACCGATCCGTCGCTGACCAACCAGAAGGAGGACGACGTCCGGCAGACCTTCCAGCGCGGGGACGCCGCCTTCGAGCTGAACTGGCCGTTCGTCTACGCCTCCTACGCCGAGGAGAACCCGGACGACCTGGCGCACTTCAAATGGGCGGTTTACCCGGAGGCGAAGGCCGGCCAGCCGGCCAAGACCACGATCGGCGGTTACGACCTCGCGGTGAGCACCTACTCGCAGCACAAACCGGAGGCGTTCGAGGCGGCGTTGTGCTTGCGCAGCCCGGAAAACCAGAAGTACTCCGCGATCAACGACGGGGTGCCGCCGACCATCGAATCGGTCTACCACGACGACGTGCCGCTCGATCCGGCGAAGCCGGCGTCCACGGACAACCCGAACATGGCCGTGAAGTACCCGATGCGCGACACCATTCTCGATGCGCTCAAGGCCGCCGCGCTGCGTCCGCTTTCGCCGGCGTACCAGAACGCGTCCACGGTGATGTCGAAGGTCCTGTCGCCGCCGTCCGCGATCGATCCGCAGGCGACCGCGGACAAGCTGCGCGAACAGCTGGATGACGCGCTCCAGTCGAAGGGGGTGATCCCGTGA
- a CDS encoding general stress protein, protein MMVSSPLSGQRPAGPPRLPTPPTGWPIGSYGTYREAQQAVDYLAENEFEVSDVTIVGVDLMLVERVIGRMSWGRVLGAGAMSGAWFGLFAGLLLGMFAGQGAFALQLVTGLVLGVLFGLLFAAIGYGMSRGRRDFSSASQLVAGRYDVLCQPRTAEQGRELLAKLALRPPATA, encoded by the coding sequence ATGATGGTGAGCAGTCCCCTTAGCGGTCAGCGCCCGGCAGGGCCGCCGCGGCTCCCGACGCCGCCCACCGGGTGGCCGATCGGCTCGTACGGCACCTACCGCGAAGCGCAGCAGGCGGTGGACTACCTCGCGGAGAACGAGTTCGAGGTCAGCGACGTGACCATCGTCGGCGTCGACCTGATGCTGGTGGAACGGGTGATCGGCCGGATGTCCTGGGGACGGGTGCTCGGCGCGGGGGCGATGTCCGGCGCATGGTTCGGCCTGTTCGCCGGACTGCTGCTCGGGATGTTCGCGGGACAGGGCGCGTTCGCTCTGCAGCTGGTCACCGGGCTCGTCCTCGGCGTGCTTTTCGGGCTGCTGTTCGCCGCGATCGGTTACGGCATGTCCCGCGGCCGCCGCGATTTCTCCTCGGCGAGCCAGCTCGTCGCCGGCCGGTACGACGTGCTCTGCCAGCCGCGGACCGCCGAACAGGGCCGGGAACTGCTCGCGAAGCTGGCACTGCGGCCGCCGGCGACAGCCTGA
- a CDS encoding acyl-CoA dehydrogenase family protein, translated as MARLAQTAGLTDVQQEILSTVRSFVDKEIIPHAQELEHADEYPAEIVEGMKDMGLFGLTIPEEYGGLGESLLTYALVVEEIARGWMSVSGVINTHFIVAHMISRHGTDEQKQHFLPRMATGEVRGSFSMSEPDLGSDVAAIKTRARRDGDAYVIDGAKMWLTNGGSSNLIALLVKTDEGADKAHQNLTTFLVEKPAGFGEVAPGLRIPGKLDKMGYKGVDTTEAVFDGFRIGADQVLGGAPGKGFSFMMDGVEVGRVNVAARACGIAIRAFELAVAYAQQRSTFGKPIAQHQVIAFKLAEMATKVEAAHLMMVNAARLKDSGARNDVEAGMAKLIASEYCAEVTQESFRIHGGYGYSKEYEIERLMREAPFLLIGEGTSEIQKTIISRGLLREYRSQS; from the coding sequence ATGGCCCGTCTCGCCCAGACCGCCGGTCTCACCGACGTTCAGCAGGAAATCCTCAGCACGGTGCGGTCCTTCGTGGACAAGGAGATCATTCCGCACGCCCAGGAACTCGAGCACGCCGACGAGTACCCGGCGGAGATCGTCGAGGGCATGAAGGACATGGGCCTGTTCGGGCTCACCATCCCGGAGGAGTACGGCGGGCTGGGCGAATCGCTGCTCACCTACGCGCTGGTGGTGGAGGAGATCGCGCGGGGCTGGATGAGCGTTTCCGGCGTGATCAACACGCACTTCATCGTGGCGCACATGATTTCCCGGCATGGCACGGACGAGCAGAAGCAGCACTTCCTGCCCCGGATGGCCACCGGCGAGGTCCGCGGCAGCTTCTCCATGTCGGAGCCGGACCTGGGCTCGGACGTGGCGGCGATCAAGACCCGCGCCCGCCGGGACGGCGATGCCTACGTGATCGACGGCGCGAAGATGTGGCTGACCAACGGCGGTTCGTCGAACCTCATCGCTCTGCTGGTCAAGACCGACGAAGGCGCGGACAAGGCGCATCAGAACCTGACCACGTTCCTGGTCGAGAAGCCGGCCGGGTTCGGCGAGGTCGCCCCGGGGCTGAGGATTCCCGGCAAGCTCGACAAGATGGGCTACAAGGGCGTGGACACCACCGAGGCGGTGTTCGACGGCTTCCGCATCGGGGCGGACCAGGTGCTCGGCGGGGCGCCGGGCAAGGGCTTCTCGTTCATGATGGACGGCGTCGAGGTCGGCCGGGTCAACGTCGCCGCCCGCGCGTGCGGGATCGCGATCCGCGCGTTCGAGCTCGCGGTGGCCTACGCCCAGCAGCGCAGCACGTTCGGCAAACCGATCGCGCAGCACCAGGTGATCGCGTTCAAGCTCGCCGAGATGGCCACCAAGGTGGAGGCCGCGCACCTCATGATGGTCAACGCCGCCCGGCTCAAGGATTCCGGTGCGCGCAACGACGTCGAGGCGGGCATGGCCAAGCTCATCGCGAGCGAGTACTGCGCCGAGGTCACCCAGGAGTCCTTCCGCATCCACGGCGGATACGGCTACTCCAAGGAGTACGAGATCGAACGGCTCATGCGTGAGGCGCCGTTCCTGCTCATCGGCGAGGGCACCAGCGAAATCCAGAAAACCATCATCAGCCGTGGCCTGCTGCGGGAGTACAGGTCGCAGTCCTGA
- a CDS encoding DUF4190 domain-containing protein — protein sequence MHEGDDGREGWESPAFEHQPYPPQGPPPGPGLAIASLVCSIAGFVVCAPLAIAGIVMGHVAHSRARRGRAPAGAVAVAGFVVGYGALLVWGIMIPLIVQALVKSGAFG from the coding sequence ATGCACGAGGGCGACGACGGCCGCGAGGGCTGGGAATCCCCGGCCTTCGAGCACCAGCCGTATCCGCCGCAGGGCCCACCACCCGGTCCGGGGCTCGCGATCGCGTCACTGGTGTGCTCGATCGCCGGGTTCGTGGTCTGCGCGCCGCTCGCGATCGCCGGGATCGTGATGGGGCACGTCGCGCACTCCCGGGCCCGCCGCGGCCGCGCGCCCGCAGGCGCGGTGGCGGTCGCCGGCTTCGTCGTCGGCTATGGCGCACTCCTCGTGTGGGGGATCATGATTCCGTTGATCGTGCAAGCGCTCGTGAAGTCCGGGGCCTTCGGCTGA
- a CDS encoding DUF4190 domain-containing protein, producing the protein MTNPSDREEPPATADPTGSEPPATAEPAPFDSPVTGEPPAGAAGPSTSESGGTPAPPPGWSASGSTNAASPESGFPAPGSDPTGYHVPGVDPSGMTTYGSTGAGQYPPYGQPGQVGQPGQSAQPGQPGQLSQPGQSSAPGQFSQPVPAQPGYPTADPYAPPAAQYPGYPQPYGQAQPYGQPYPPYGPPPEQNGLAIGALICSLLGIVTCVSTIPGLVMGHLALAKYQRGEAGGRGMAIAAIVVGYVIVALYVGFVVTITILGVNGYLDS; encoded by the coding sequence ATGACCAACCCGTCCGATCGCGAAGAGCCTCCCGCGACCGCCGACCCGACCGGCTCCGAACCACCTGCGACCGCCGAACCGGCGCCGTTCGATTCCCCCGTCACGGGCGAGCCGCCTGCCGGTGCTGCCGGGCCGTCCACTTCGGAATCCGGCGGGACTCCCGCGCCGCCGCCCGGCTGGAGCGCCTCGGGCAGCACGAACGCGGCCTCGCCGGAGTCCGGGTTCCCCGCGCCGGGCAGCGACCCGACCGGATACCACGTACCCGGCGTCGACCCCAGCGGCATGACCACCTACGGCAGCACCGGCGCCGGGCAGTATCCGCCCTACGGCCAGCCCGGGCAGGTGGGGCAGCCGGGTCAGTCAGCGCAGCCCGGCCAGCCGGGGCAGCTCAGCCAGCCGGGGCAATCCAGCGCACCGGGCCAGTTCAGCCAGCCGGTGCCTGCGCAGCCGGGCTACCCGACCGCTGATCCGTACGCTCCGCCGGCCGCGCAGTATCCGGGCTATCCGCAGCCGTACGGGCAGGCGCAGCCCTACGGGCAGCCGTATCCGCCGTACGGGCCGCCGCCGGAACAGAACGGGCTCGCCATCGGGGCGCTGATCTGTTCGCTGCTCGGGATAGTGACCTGTGTGAGCACCATCCCCGGCCTCGTCATGGGGCACCTCGCGCTGGCCAAGTACCAGCGTGGCGAGGCGGGCGGCCGGGGCATGGCGATCGCCGCGATCGTGGTCGGCTACGTGATCGTGGCGCTGTACGTCGGGTTCGTGGTCACCATCACGATCCTCGGCGTCAACGGCTACCTGGACAGCTGA
- a CDS encoding slipin family protein, translating to MIVEIASAVVVAGGLWLASAVRVVKQFEKGLVFRFGRVRPQVRGPGLTLLVPVVDRMQKVNMQVVTMPVPGQDGITRDNVTVRVDAVVYFKVVDPVLAAVHVQDYTAAIGQVAQTSLRSIIGKSDLDDLLSNRERLNEGLELMIDSPALDWGIHIDRVEIKDVALPESMKRSMSRQAEAERERRARVISADGELQASHKLAQAAAAMESTPAALQLRLLETVVQVSAEKNSTLVLPFPVELLRFLDAKTSEPTAPAAEGPPRPRPESDPLPGEPGPQADSQPDVQSGSLPDAGPGLLSEARPGARPGSLSDALPGSLSGEPDTRADSQSGPVSGDADQLSR from the coding sequence ATGATCGTCGAGATCGCCAGCGCAGTGGTCGTCGCGGGCGGGCTGTGGCTCGCGTCCGCGGTACGTGTGGTGAAGCAGTTCGAAAAGGGCCTCGTGTTCCGGTTCGGCCGGGTCCGGCCGCAGGTGCGCGGGCCGGGGCTCACCCTGCTGGTTCCGGTCGTCGACCGGATGCAGAAGGTGAACATGCAGGTCGTCACCATGCCCGTGCCCGGGCAGGACGGCATCACCCGCGACAACGTCACGGTACGGGTCGACGCGGTGGTGTACTTCAAGGTGGTCGACCCGGTGCTCGCGGCGGTCCACGTGCAGGACTACACCGCCGCGATCGGCCAGGTCGCGCAGACCTCGCTGCGGTCCATCATCGGCAAGAGCGACCTCGATGATCTGTTGTCCAACCGGGAGCGGCTCAACGAGGGCTTGGAGCTGATGATCGACAGTCCGGCGCTGGACTGGGGCATTCACATCGACCGGGTGGAGATCAAGGACGTCGCACTGCCGGAGTCGATGAAGCGGTCGATGTCACGCCAGGCCGAGGCCGAACGCGAACGCCGTGCCCGGGTGATCTCCGCGGACGGCGAACTGCAGGCCTCGCACAAGCTGGCCCAGGCCGCCGCGGCGATGGAGTCGACGCCGGCGGCACTGCAGCTGCGTCTGCTGGAGACGGTGGTGCAGGTGTCCGCGGAGAAGAACTCGACGCTCGTGCTGCCGTTCCCGGTGGAACTGCTGCGCTTCCTCGACGCGAAGACCTCGGAGCCGACCGCGCCGGCGGCCGAGGGCCCGCCACGTCCCCGGCCGGAGAGCGATCCGCTGCCCGGCGAACCGGGTCCGCAGGCGGACTCGCAGCCGGACGTGCAATCGGGTTCGTTGCCGGACGCAGGGCCGGGCTTGTTGTCGGAGGCACGGCCGGGCGCGCGGCCGGGTTCGCTGTCGGATGCGCTGCCGGGTTCGTTGTCCGGTGAGCCGGATACCCGGGCGGACTCGCAGTCTGGTCCGGTGTCCGGCGATGCGGATCAGCTGTCCAGGTAG
- a CDS encoding aminoglycoside phosphotransferase family protein: MPPLRIPPAFAARAPRVLGPGSGPWLTGLPALAARYAREWGLEFEDTARHGFTGVVQPARRTDGTRVMLKLGWPHEESRDEPLALSTWAGRGSVLLLASAADDGVLLLERLDDSRTLQDEPLLPAVEVMSGLARRLAVPAPASLTRSVAAEAERLRAELPRSWQELDRPLPRRDLDAALEVCRDLGPESGSTLVNEDLHYENVLAGERAPWLVIDPKPIAGDLEYGVFSLLWNRFSESTVESKLAATGLDADRARAWTLVRSVQNRLWFAEDLRDTGSLGSEGPSAAHLPALTRWAMRT, translated from the coding sequence GTGCCCCCGCTGCGGATCCCGCCTGCCTTCGCCGCCCGCGCGCCTCGCGTACTGGGCCCGGGATCCGGGCCGTGGCTGACCGGGCTGCCCGCGCTCGCCGCACGGTACGCGCGCGAGTGGGGGCTTGAGTTCGAGGATACCGCGCGGCACGGCTTCACCGGCGTCGTACAGCCCGCGCGACGGACTGACGGCACCCGGGTGATGCTCAAACTCGGGTGGCCCCACGAGGAGTCCCGTGACGAACCGCTTGCACTGTCCACATGGGCCGGTCGTGGTTCCGTGCTGCTGCTGGCATCCGCGGCCGACGACGGGGTGCTACTGCTGGAGCGGCTGGACGATTCCCGCACCCTGCAGGACGAACCGCTGTTGCCCGCGGTCGAGGTGATGAGCGGGCTCGCCCGACGGCTCGCGGTGCCCGCGCCCGCGTCGCTCACCCGTTCGGTGGCCGCCGAGGCCGAGCGACTGCGGGCCGAGCTCCCCCGGTCGTGGCAGGAACTGGACCGGCCGCTGCCCCGCCGGGACCTGGACGCGGCACTCGAGGTCTGCCGCGACCTCGGTCCGGAATCCGGATCCACGCTGGTCAACGAGGACCTGCACTACGAGAACGTGCTGGCGGGCGAACGTGCACCATGGCTGGTGATCGACCCCAAGCCGATTGCCGGAGACCTGGAGTACGGCGTGTTCTCCTTGTTGTGGAACCGGTTCAGTGAGTCCACAGTGGAGTCAAAGCTCGCCGCGACCGGACTGGACGCGGACCGGGCACGGGCCTGGACGCTGGTGCGCTCGGTGCAGAACCGGCTGTGGTTCGCCGAGGACCTGCGGGACACCGGGAGTCTCGGCAGCGAGGGGCCGTCCGCCGCGCACCTGCCCGCGTTGACCCGCTGGGCCATGCGGACCTGA
- a CDS encoding magnesium transporter MgtE N-terminal domain-containing protein produces the protein MAGVNRVFAAQLTGLPVFGPDGESIGKVRDVVAGLRLDQQPPRVLGLVVELATRRRVFVPMLRVTSIEPNAVTLATGSVNMRHFTQRPNEVLVCGQLLDAHAMRSDGSTRLTVTDAAMEPTRTRDWVLAKLAVRERSTRLALGRRRAATQVLPWNEVAGLGLTDLAGHPQGAGQLLMLFDTMRAVDVAATVRDLPLKRRHEVADEMDDERLADVIEELPEDDQKELLGYLPEERAADVLEAMNPDDAADLLAELAPAEQNRLLELMEPEESAPVKRLLAYSSDTAGGLMTPEPVVLAPDATIAEALAHIRNAELPAALATVVFVCRPPSATPTGRFVGVVHFQRLLREPPAELVASAVDTDLTALRPEAPLAEVTRYFAAYNLACGPVVDAEDHLLGAVTVDDVLDHLLPDDWRETGLHDFGLDPADSPAEPEEADRA, from the coding sequence ATGGCAGGTGTGAACCGGGTCTTCGCAGCTCAGCTGACAGGTCTGCCGGTGTTCGGCCCCGATGGCGAGTCCATCGGCAAGGTCCGCGACGTGGTCGCCGGGCTCCGGCTGGACCAGCAGCCGCCGCGGGTGCTCGGGCTGGTCGTCGAACTGGCCACCCGGCGCCGGGTGTTCGTGCCCATGCTCCGGGTCACCTCGATCGAACCGAACGCGGTGACGCTGGCCACCGGTTCGGTGAACATGCGGCATTTCACCCAGCGCCCCAACGAGGTCCTGGTGTGCGGCCAGCTGCTCGACGCGCACGCGATGCGCAGCGACGGCAGCACCCGGCTGACGGTCACCGACGCCGCGATGGAGCCCACCCGTACCCGCGACTGGGTGCTGGCGAAGCTCGCCGTGCGGGAACGGTCCACGCGGCTGGCATTGGGCAGGCGCCGGGCCGCCACGCAGGTCCTGCCCTGGAACGAGGTGGCCGGACTCGGCCTGACCGACCTCGCCGGCCATCCTCAGGGCGCCGGGCAGCTGCTGATGCTGTTCGACACCATGCGAGCGGTCGACGTCGCGGCCACCGTGCGTGATCTGCCGCTCAAGCGCCGGCACGAGGTGGCCGACGAGATGGACGACGAACGGCTCGCCGACGTCATCGAGGAGCTGCCCGAGGACGACCAGAAGGAGCTGCTCGGCTACCTGCCCGAGGAGCGGGCCGCGGACGTGCTCGAGGCGATGAACCCGGACGACGCCGCCGACCTGCTGGCCGAACTGGCCCCGGCCGAGCAGAACCGGTTGCTGGAGCTGATGGAGCCGGAGGAGTCGGCCCCGGTCAAGCGGCTGCTGGCGTACTCCTCGGACACCGCGGGCGGGTTGATGACGCCGGAGCCGGTGGTGCTCGCCCCGGACGCCACCATCGCCGAGGCGCTGGCGCACATCCGCAACGCGGAGCTGCCCGCCGCGCTCGCGACCGTGGTCTTCGTGTGCCGGCCGCCCAGCGCGACGCCCACCGGCCGGTTCGTCGGCGTCGTGCACTTCCAGCGGCTGCTGCGCGAACCGCCTGCCGAGCTGGTCGCCTCCGCGGTGGACACCGACCTCACCGCGCTCCGCCCGGAGGCGCCGCTGGCGGAGGTCACCCGCTACTTCGCCGCCTACAACCTCGCCTGCGGGCCGGTGGTCGACGCCGAGGACCACCTGCTGGGCGCGGTCACCGTGGACGACGTCCTCGACCACCTGCTGCCCGACGACTGGCGGGAGACCGGACTGCACGATTTCGGCCTCGACCCGGCCGACTCCCCCGCCGAACCCGAGGAGGCCGACCGTGCCTGA
- a CDS encoding DUF1003 domain-containing protein, translating into MPEPSSGRRLDQPRSQARLRLNIDPDTFGRFTERIARFLGTGKYLFWQTLIVVVWIVLNLTALSLRWDPYPFILLNLAFSTQAAYAAPLILLAQNRQDDRDRVSLEEDRARATQTKADTEYLARELAALRLAIGEVATRDYLRSELDRLRDDLDVETKPRKTKQA; encoded by the coding sequence GTGCCTGAACCGTCCTCCGGCCGCAGGCTCGACCAGCCGCGCAGCCAGGCCCGGCTGCGGCTGAACATCGATCCGGACACCTTCGGCCGGTTCACCGAGCGGATCGCGCGGTTCCTCGGCACCGGCAAATACCTGTTCTGGCAGACGCTGATCGTGGTCGTCTGGATCGTGCTGAACCTCACCGCGCTGTCGCTGCGCTGGGACCCGTACCCGTTCATCCTGCTCAACCTGGCCTTCTCCACGCAGGCCGCGTACGCCGCGCCGCTGATCCTGCTGGCGCAGAACCGCCAGGACGACCGCGACCGCGTTTCGCTGGAAGAGGACCGTGCGCGGGCCACGCAGACCAAGGCCGACACCGAGTACCTGGCACGCGAGCTGGCCGCGTTGCGGCTGGCGATCGGCGAGGTCGCCACCCGCGACTACCTCCGCAGCGAACTGGACCGGCTGCGGGACGACCTCGACGTGGAGACGAAGCCGCGCAAGACCAAGCAGGCGTGA
- a CDS encoding Mrp/NBP35 family ATP-binding protein, producing MTGTQQLPSVDDVRTALKDVYDPEIKKPITDLGMVKDVAVDDDGVVTVGIYLTVAGCPLKATLTQDTTKAVEKLPGVADVRVELDVMSDEQRTELRKSLRGDAAEPVIPFAQPGSMTRVYCVASGKGGVGKSSVTVNLAVAMAERGLSVGVVDADIYGHSVPRMLGAREKPTKVDTMIMPPQAHGVKVISIGMFTPGNAPVVWRGPMLHRALQQFLADVFWGDLDILLLDLPPGTGDIAISVAQLIPNAEILVVTTPQQAAAEVAERAGAIALQTRQRVAGVIENMSWLETPSGERMEVFGSGGGQTVADSLSKSVGSQVPLLGQVPLDPRLREQGDEGTPLVLAEPEAPASQVLRDAAKQLSVRARGLAGMMLNVSPAGR from the coding sequence GTGACTGGTACACAGCAGCTCCCCAGCGTCGACGACGTCCGCACCGCGCTGAAGGACGTGTACGACCCGGAGATCAAGAAACCGATCACCGACCTCGGCATGGTCAAGGACGTGGCGGTCGACGACGACGGTGTGGTCACCGTCGGCATCTACCTCACCGTGGCGGGCTGCCCGCTCAAGGCGACGCTGACCCAGGACACCACCAAGGCCGTCGAGAAGCTCCCCGGCGTCGCCGACGTCCGGGTCGAGCTGGACGTGATGAGCGACGAGCAGCGCACCGAACTGCGCAAATCACTGCGCGGGGACGCGGCGGAGCCGGTGATCCCGTTCGCGCAGCCGGGTTCGATGACCCGGGTGTACTGCGTGGCCTCGGGCAAGGGCGGAGTCGGCAAGTCGTCGGTCACGGTGAACCTCGCGGTCGCGATGGCCGAGCGCGGGCTGTCGGTCGGCGTGGTCGACGCGGACATCTACGGGCACTCGGTCCCGCGCATGCTGGGCGCGCGCGAGAAGCCGACCAAGGTCGACACGATGATCATGCCGCCGCAGGCACATGGCGTGAAGGTGATCTCTATCGGCATGTTCACCCCGGGCAACGCACCGGTGGTGTGGCGCGGCCCGATGCTGCACCGCGCGCTGCAGCAGTTCCTCGCCGACGTGTTCTGGGGCGACCTGGACATCCTGCTGCTGGACCTGCCGCCGGGCACCGGCGACATCGCGATCTCGGTGGCGCAGCTGATCCCGAACGCGGAGATCCTGGTCGTCACCACCCCGCAGCAGGCGGCCGCCGAGGTCGCCGAGCGCGCGGGCGCGATCGCCCTGCAGACCCGCCAGCGGGTGGCCGGCGTGATCGAGAACATGTCCTGGCTGGAGACGCCCTCGGGTGAGCGGATGGAGGTGTTCGGCAGCGGCGGCGGCCAGACCGTGGCCGATTCGCTGTCGAAGTCGGTGGGCTCGCAGGTGCCGCTGCTGGGTCAGGTCCCGCTCGACCCGCGCCTGCGCGAACAGGGCGACGAGGGCACCCCGCTGGTGCTGGCCGAACCCGAAGCGCCCGCCTCGCAGGTACTCAGGGACGCGGCCAAGCAGCTGTCCGTCCGCGCCCGCGGCCTGGCGGGAATGATGCTGAACGTGAGCCCCGCCGGCCGCTGA
- the tatB gene encoding Sec-independent protein translocase protein TatB has product MFDSIGWGEILVLIIAGLFILGPERLPEAAAWMAKSVRKVREFATGAREQLREEMGPEFDQLRKPLEDLRGLRNFDPKRVVTQHLFDGDSDPLGLNSVNGNGSNGSNGSAGAVKPQSSVPQPEPLKPGERPPVDPDAT; this is encoded by the coding sequence GTGTTCGACAGCATCGGCTGGGGCGAGATCCTCGTCCTCATCATCGCCGGTCTCTTCATCCTCGGCCCCGAACGGCTGCCCGAGGCGGCGGCCTGGATGGCCAAGAGCGTCCGCAAGGTTCGCGAGTTCGCCACCGGCGCGCGCGAGCAGCTGCGCGAGGAGATGGGCCCGGAGTTCGACCAGCTGCGCAAGCCGCTGGAGGATCTGCGCGGGCTGCGCAACTTCGACCCGAAACGGGTGGTCACGCAGCACCTGTTCGACGGCGATTCGGACCCGCTGGGCCTGAACTCGGTGAATGGCAACGGATCGAACGGCAGCAACGGGTCGGCCGGCGCGGTCAAACCGCAGAGCAGCGTGCCGCAGCCGGAGCCGCTGAAGCCCGGCGAACGCCCGCCGGTGGACCCGGACGCCACCTGA